From the bacterium genome, the window TCTGATAAAACCTCCTCCCCTCCCCGAGCAGATTGAAACACTCGCGATGCTCCTCAAGCTTCGCAAACCAGTCGACTGGAAAAGCCGCGACCTGTTTGTCCTTTTCGCTCGGATTGCCCTTGCACCAATACAATACCGCCAGCAAGAACCTGAGGACGGCGATTCTGTCCATCGGATTGCTGGCGGCAATGTCACGGATGTCGTGTGCCTTCAACAGCGCGTCTTTGATTCCTACTCTGGGAACCTCGCCTGTGCATGTCAGCACTGGAATCCATTTTTCGTCAATTAGGTTGAACTCATTGTTCATGCAAGCTTTGTCCTCCAATTTTGGCGTAGTTAGGTGTGAAAGAATTTGCGCATTTGGGCACATGACCGACACACGCCACCACCTGCGCAGACAGCTTTGCATCGGATTGTCTTAAGATTTGCCTATCTGACAGACCTTCGTGCGATGGTGCTTTTGTAGTCATCCTTGTTGCGACGCTCGATCAAGAATTTGGCAGCGTCCATATTAGACCGCAGCGCGTCCGCTGCATTCAATAGCTGGGCTTCAAAGCCAATATTCGCGCCGCTGGAAGAGGACGATGCCTCTTTACTTTTCTTGGGGGTCTTGACGGGCGGGTCTTTTTTCGGTCGGGGCATAGGGGGAAAGTGGGGATTCTGACAGTTGCAGCTAAAAGGTGCTAAAGACTAATAAGGACAATTTATCAAATCGACTCATAGGATGCCATACTTCAGACGAAGTTATCAGTCTTGATATTGCGCCATAAAATTCCTACATTTGACTTCAGACAGGAGAGAGGAACAGGGTCGAAAAGCCAAGTTCCCTTCTCCTTTCTTGGTCTTAGGGGGGTGTGAAAATCAGCATCTTCACTTGACAATCGGTGTGGATCTGATATATTCTGTCTGGCAAACAACTAAGTCAATGGAATCTGCGCGGTGTCTATGGAAATTGCGCGGTTGGATTGGGTTCGTGTTAATTCTGACGAGAGGAGTTCATCGGCGAGAAAGTGCAGAGACTCCCACAAAGCAAAAATTATCATGCACCAGGAGGGATGACTATCGGGACGTTATGCGATATATTACCGCCGCAGTTGATTTGAAATGAGCGTTGAAGCCAACCGATGCTAAAGCAAAAGCACGCATCTGACATTCAGCTTGAAATCGTGCAGACCTTTGAATCCAAGATGTGAAAATTTTTTCACACCCTCTGCTAAAGAAAAGTTGGCACGAACTTAATGGTTTTCAGTTTAATAAGACCTCTGAAGCTGCAAGGTAAATAGTGCCTTGAGCTGAACGAAAAGCCGCCCAGTGCGCCAACACTGAACGGCTTACAAATTCGGATTGCGCCTCTCTACAAGCGTCTCTCCTTG encodes:
- a CDS encoding type I-E CRISPR-associated protein Cse1/CasA gives rise to the protein MNNEFNLIDEKWIPVLTCTGEVPRVGIKDALLKAHDIRDIAASNPMDRIAVLRFLLAVLYWCKGNPSEKDKQVAAFPVDWFAKLEEHRECFNLLGEGRRFYQ